In the genome of Vicinamibacterales bacterium, one region contains:
- the nuoG gene encoding NADH-quinone oxidoreductase subunit NuoG has product MLKVQIDGVEVEVPHGATIMDATNKVKTYVPHFCYHSKLSIAANCRMCLVEVEKAPKPLPACATPVTDGMKVWTHSENAKKAQNGVMEFLLINHPLDCPICDQGGECQLQDLAVGYGHSNSRYQEEKRVVLRKELGPLVAAEEMSRCIQCTRCVRFGQEIAGIMELGMAGRGEHSEIVSFVGKAVDSELSGNMIDLCPVGALTSEPFRYKARTWELSRRKSVSPHDALGSNLLVQVKQKKVMRVLPLENEAINECWLSDKDRFSYEGLNSADRLTQPMLKRNGRWEEVEWQVAMDEAVWGLKGRGLGILASPHATLEELYLAGKLAAASSGAADFRLRHADFSADGKRGGVPWLGMGIADLGGLDRVLVAGSFLRKDHPLIAQRLRQAAKRGTKIYVVHSADDDWLMPIAGKRIVAPSELAATLAGCGKWLEGAKNAAVLLGNFAQQHPQAAQIHAAAQALAQAAGAKLGFLGEAANSVGGYLAGLPVGGGLAAALAKPALVLLNLEPELDCADPRAAMGAIRQAEFVIALSPWRVGLDYANLVLPIGAFSETAGTFVNTEGRAQGFHAVVPPPGEARPGWKVLRVLGSMLGAPGFELDTIEQVRAECLDGKDIRSLLSNQISAGAQPPAAAGQGIQRVADVPIYFADPLVRRSAPLQATRDAAHPRAWMNSRLMSRLGLGSQDHVLVKQGDGQARLAAALDERLPDDCVRIAAAHASTAALGPMFGTVSLERIAVGKAA; this is encoded by the coding sequence ATGCTCAAGGTCCAGATCGACGGGGTCGAAGTCGAGGTGCCGCACGGCGCGACCATCATGGACGCGACCAACAAGGTCAAGACCTACGTCCCGCACTTCTGCTACCACAGCAAGCTGTCCATCGCCGCCAACTGCCGCATGTGCCTGGTCGAGGTGGAGAAGGCGCCCAAGCCGCTGCCGGCGTGCGCCACGCCGGTGACCGACGGCATGAAGGTCTGGACGCACTCGGAGAACGCCAAGAAGGCGCAGAACGGCGTGATGGAGTTCCTGCTCATCAACCACCCGCTCGACTGCCCGATCTGCGACCAGGGCGGCGAGTGCCAGCTGCAGGACCTCGCGGTCGGCTACGGCCACAGCAACTCGCGCTACCAGGAAGAGAAGCGCGTCGTGCTGCGCAAGGAGCTGGGGCCGCTGGTCGCGGCCGAGGAGATGAGCCGCTGCATCCAGTGCACGCGCTGCGTGCGCTTCGGACAGGAGATCGCCGGCATCATGGAGCTCGGCATGGCCGGCCGCGGCGAGCATTCGGAGATCGTCTCGTTCGTCGGCAAGGCGGTGGACTCGGAGCTCTCCGGCAACATGATCGACCTTTGCCCGGTGGGGGCGCTGACCTCCGAGCCGTTCCGCTACAAGGCGAGGACATGGGAATTGTCGCGGCGCAAGTCGGTGTCCCCGCACGACGCGCTGGGCTCCAACCTGCTCGTGCAGGTGAAGCAGAAGAAGGTGATGCGCGTGCTGCCGCTGGAGAACGAGGCCATCAACGAGTGCTGGCTCTCGGACAAGGACCGCTTCTCCTACGAGGGCCTCAATTCCGCCGACCGCCTGACGCAGCCGATGCTCAAGCGCAACGGCCGCTGGGAGGAGGTCGAGTGGCAGGTGGCGATGGACGAGGCGGTGTGGGGCCTCAAGGGCCGCGGCCTGGGCATCCTCGCCAGCCCGCATGCGACCCTGGAGGAGCTCTACCTCGCCGGCAAGCTCGCCGCGGCGAGCAGCGGCGCGGCGGACTTCCGGCTGCGCCATGCCGACTTCTCGGCCGACGGCAAGCGCGGCGGCGTGCCGTGGCTCGGCATGGGCATCGCCGACCTGGGCGGCCTGGACCGCGTGCTGGTCGCCGGCTCGTTCCTGCGCAAGGACCATCCGCTCATCGCCCAGCGCCTGCGCCAGGCGGCGAAGCGCGGCACCAAGATCTACGTCGTTCACTCGGCGGACGACGACTGGCTGATGCCGATCGCCGGCAAGAGGATCGTCGCGCCATCGGAGCTCGCCGCGACGCTCGCCGGTTGCGGGAAATGGCTGGAAGGGGCGAAGAACGCCGCCGTGCTGCTCGGCAACTTCGCCCAGCAGCATCCGCAGGCGGCGCAGATCCATGCGGCGGCCCAGGCGCTCGCGCAGGCGGCGGGCGCCAAGCTCGGCTTCCTCGGCGAAGCGGCCAATTCGGTGGGCGGCTACCTGGCCGGCCTGCCGGTCGGCGGCGGCCTCGCCGCCGCGCTCGCCAAGCCGGCGCTGGTGCTGCTCAACCTCGAGCCTGAGCTCGACTGCGCGGACCCGCGCGCCGCCATGGGCGCGATCCGCCAGGCCGAGTTCGTCATCGCCCTCAGCCCCTGGCGCGTCGGCCTCGACTACGCCAATCTCGTCCTGCCGATCGGCGCGTTCTCCGAGACCGCGGGCACCTTCGTCAATACCGAAGGCCGCGCGCAGGGCTTCCACGCCGTGGTGCCGCCGCCGGGCGAGGCCCGCCCCGGCTGGAAGGTGCTGCGCGTGCTCGGCAGCATGCTGGGCGCGCCCGGGTTCGAGCTCGACACGATCGAGCAGGTGCGCGCCGAGTGCCTGGACGGCAAGGACATCCGCTCGCTCCTCTCCAACCAGATCTCGGCCGGGGCCCAGCCGCCTGCGGCAGCGGGGCAGGGCATCCAGCGCGTCGCCGACGTGCCCATCTACTTCGCCGACCCGCTGGTGCGGCGCTCGGCGCCGCTGCAGGCGACCCGCGACGCCGCCCACCCCAGGGCATGGATGAACAGCAGGCTGATGTCGCGCCTCGGGCTCGGCAGCCAGGACCATGTCCTCGTGAAGCAGGGCGATGGCCAGGCGCGGCTCGCCGCCGCCCTCGACGAGCGGCTTCCCGACGACTGCGTGCGCATCGCCGCCGCCCATGCCTCCACCGCGGCGCTCGGGCCCATGTTCGGCACGGTGTCCCTCGAGAGGATCGCCGTGGGGAAGGCCGCCTAG
- the nuoH gene encoding NADH-quinone oxidoreductase subunit NuoH, with the protein MNWTTRLEWLQTRPETWFGPTWGPAVYETVVSLAFIVAIVAPLMIGIAYLTLWERKLIGWMQIRIGPNRVGPLGLLQPIADGVKLLLKENLVPESADRPVYHLAPVVFLIPCLLIFATIPFAPGLGVADLNTGVLFFLAISSMEIVGLFMAGWGSNNKYALLSVMRAVNQIISYDLPFLFAALVPAMLAGSLKMTDIAAAQSGLWFIAYPVFGQLAFFAFIVAAVAAENRAPFDILEAESELVAGFRVEYSGMQFALIQLAEYAHVLGASFLGALLFLGAWAGPGPAWLGPLWFLIKALGVFLLLTWIRWSFVRIRADQIMRLSWKLMLPATLLLLLATAVFIVLRGPHA; encoded by the coding sequence ATGAACTGGACGACCCGGCTCGAATGGCTCCAGACGCGGCCCGAGACATGGTTCGGCCCGACCTGGGGGCCGGCCGTGTACGAGACGGTGGTCAGCCTCGCCTTCATCGTGGCGATCGTCGCCCCCCTCATGATCGGCATCGCCTACCTCACCCTTTGGGAGCGCAAGCTGATCGGCTGGATGCAGATCCGCATCGGGCCCAATCGCGTCGGGCCGCTCGGCCTGCTGCAGCCGATCGCCGACGGCGTCAAGCTGCTGCTGAAGGAGAACCTGGTGCCGGAGAGCGCCGACCGGCCGGTCTATCACCTGGCGCCGGTCGTGTTCCTGATCCCGTGCCTGCTGATCTTCGCGACCATTCCGTTCGCGCCCGGGCTCGGCGTCGCCGATCTGAACACCGGCGTGCTCTTCTTCCTGGCGATCTCGTCGATGGAAATCGTCGGCCTGTTCATGGCCGGCTGGGGGTCGAACAACAAGTATGCGCTGCTGTCGGTGATGCGCGCGGTGAACCAGATCATCTCCTACGATCTGCCGTTCCTGTTCGCCGCGCTCGTGCCCGCCATGCTCGCCGGATCGCTGAAGATGACCGACATCGCCGCGGCGCAGTCGGGCCTGTGGTTCATCGCCTATCCGGTGTTCGGCCAGCTCGCGTTCTTCGCCTTCATCGTCGCCGCGGTCGCGGCGGAGAACCGCGCGCCGTTCGACATCCTCGAGGCGGAATCGGAGCTGGTCGCCGGGTTCCGCGTCGAGTATTCGGGGATGCAGTTCGCGTTGATCCAGCTCGCCGAGTACGCGCACGTGCTCGGCGCCTCGTTCCTCGGCGCGCTGTTGTTCCTCGGCGCCTGGGCCGGGCCCGGCCCGGCGTGGCTCGGGCCGCTGTGGTTCCTGATCAAGGCGCTCGGCGTCTTTCTGCTGCTGACGTGGATCCGCTGGAGCTTCGTCCGCATCCGCGCCGATCAGATCATGCGCCTGTCCTGGAAGCTGATGCTGCCGGCGACGCTCCTGCTGCTGCTCGCCACGGCCGTGTTCATCGTCCTGCGGGGGCCGCATGCATAA
- a CDS encoding NADH-quinone oxidoreductase subunit I gives MHNQPRTPAPRSALAEAAAIAGAVVRGMRITLVNLFRKPVTVHYPTVTRPATDRFRGLLALTYDKETGEENCIGCRLCEFICPPAVIKVEMLKGEKRNYARTFTLELYACEFCELCVQVCPTDAIVMMKSFDLSTADRREMLLDKDRLHVLGLQHVPSWATGNRLRDMQQPPKKEAGSAKLEAESGKPGAGSGKPEGGSGAPA, from the coding sequence ATGCATAACCAGCCCCGGACGCCGGCGCCGCGGAGCGCGCTCGCCGAAGCGGCGGCCATCGCCGGCGCGGTCGTGCGCGGCATGCGGATCACGCTCGTCAACCTGTTCCGCAAGCCGGTCACGGTGCACTACCCGACGGTGACCCGTCCGGCCACGGATCGGTTCCGCGGCCTGCTCGCGCTCACCTACGACAAGGAGACCGGCGAAGAGAACTGCATCGGCTGCCGCCTGTGCGAGTTCATCTGTCCGCCGGCCGTGATCAAGGTCGAGATGCTGAAGGGGGAGAAGCGCAACTACGCCAGGACCTTCACCCTCGAGCTCTACGCCTGCGAGTTCTGCGAGCTGTGCGTGCAGGTCTGCCCGACCGACGCGATCGTGATGATGAAGTCGTTCGATCTCTCGACCGCGGACCGCCGCGAGATGCTGCTCGACAAGGATCGGCTGCACGTGCTCGGCCTCCAGCACGTGCCCTCGTGGGCCACCGGCAACCGCCTGCGCGACATGCAACAGCCCCCGAAGAAGGAAGCTGGAAGCGCGAAACTGGAAGCTGAAAGCGGGAAGCCGGGAGCCGGAAGCGGGAAGCCGGAAGGCGGAAGCGGGGCGCCAGCGTGA
- a CDS encoding NADH-quinone oxidoreductase subunit J, producing MTLDAMAFWACAAALVGSALAVVLGRNLFHSVLWLALALVSTAAIFLTLDAEFLAAVQVLLYAGGVVTVVVFAIVVTERLVGERLSHVSRRVATAGVACAALLAVLVRAIDAADLHLPKPALAGDFTEQVGLSLLTRYALPFELLAVLLVVGLLAASYFARPED from the coding sequence GTGACGCTCGACGCGATGGCCTTCTGGGCGTGCGCCGCGGCGCTCGTCGGCTCGGCGCTCGCGGTCGTGCTCGGCAGGAATCTCTTTCATTCCGTCCTCTGGCTCGCGCTCGCGCTGGTCTCGACCGCGGCGATCTTCCTGACGCTCGACGCCGAGTTCCTCGCCGCCGTGCAGGTCCTCCTCTACGCCGGCGGCGTCGTCACCGTCGTCGTCTTTGCCATCGTCGTCACCGAACGGCTGGTCGGCGAGCGCCTGTCCCACGTCAGCCGGCGGGTCGCCACGGCGGGCGTGGCGTGCGCGGCGCTCCTCGCCGTGCTCGTCCGCGCGATCGACGCCGCCGATCTGCATCTGCCGAAGCCCGCGCTCGCGGGCGATTTCACCGAACAGGTCGGGCTGTCGCTGCTCACGCGATACGCGCTGCCGTTCGAGCTGCTGGCGGTGCTGCTGGTGGTCGGGCTGCTGGCGGCGAGCTATTTCGCGAGGCCGGAGGACTAG
- the nuoK gene encoding NADH-quinone oxidoreductase subunit NuoK: MGLSAYLTLAATVFCIGLFGTMTRRNTVGILLGIELMLNAVNINFVAFSRFRGIDTGMIFTLFAICITVAEIALGLAIVILLFRTRRTASADHIDWLKG; encoded by the coding sequence GTGGGACTCTCCGCCTACCTGACGCTCGCCGCGACCGTGTTCTGCATCGGGCTCTTCGGGACGATGACCCGGCGCAACACCGTCGGCATCCTGCTCGGCATCGAGCTGATGCTGAACGCGGTGAACATCAACTTCGTCGCGTTCAGCCGGTTCCGCGGCATCGACACCGGCATGATCTTCACCCTGTTTGCGATCTGCATCACCGTCGCCGAGATCGCGCTCGGTCTGGCGATCGTCATTCTCCTGTTCCGCACCCGCCGCACGGCGAGCGCGGATCACATCGACTGGCTGAAGGGCTGA
- the nuoL gene encoding NADH-quinone oxidoreductase subunit L: protein MAASPLTFALTALLLPAASFLVIGLLPPLRRSGRLAALLSIACALGALAAAVLGWTAVDDMSIARVPWLPGVHGPLSTVGVMVDPQSATMLLLVTLVSLLVQIYSLGYLSDEPRPALGRYYAFQSLFAFSMMGVVLAPNLLQLFVCWELVGVCSYLLIGFWYRKPEAARAALKAFWITKAGDVGLLVGIVLLYGATGTFDLMQLRFLADNGRIPLAGLGVITFCIYLGAMGKSAQFPLHVWLPDAMEGPTPVSALIHAATMVTAGVYLLTRLDWLFALTPQVLSIVAWNGALTALLAAILACVQTDIKRVLAYSTVSQLGYMMAAIGAGFAPAGFLHLLTHGVFKALLFLGAGAIIHAVHTNEITAMGGLGRRMPQTLAVFLVGTLSLAGVPVFAGFVSKEEVLAAVWTGGFPVPFAMLLLAAFLTAFYMFRVVFLVFFATDPRPSHLDPRPSPLAPRPSGHAHDPHPVMALPLWILAIAALAIGITFTIRPPQPEPEFHAPAWAAPAAIAVALGGIVLAWLTYQRRAISADTLAAAFAPIRRAALARFWLDDLYAAIYRSILLALSRLVGWIDRYLVDGVLNVISAWTLDGGDALRRMQTGKVQDYVFALGFGLLALIVWMGVSW, encoded by the coding sequence ATGGCTGCCAGTCCGCTCACGTTCGCCCTGACCGCGCTCCTGCTGCCGGCGGCGTCGTTCCTCGTCATCGGGCTGCTGCCGCCGCTCCGCCGGTCGGGACGGCTGGCGGCGCTCCTGTCGATCGCCTGCGCGCTCGGCGCGCTCGCCGCGGCAGTGCTCGGGTGGACGGCGGTCGACGACATGTCGATCGCGCGGGTGCCCTGGCTGCCGGGGGTGCACGGGCCGCTCTCGACGGTCGGCGTGATGGTCGACCCGCAGTCGGCGACGATGCTCCTGCTGGTGACGCTGGTATCGCTGCTGGTCCAGATCTACTCGCTCGGGTATCTGAGCGACGAGCCGCGGCCGGCGCTCGGCCGCTACTACGCGTTCCAGTCGCTGTTCGCGTTCTCGATGATGGGCGTGGTGCTGGCGCCGAACCTGCTCCAGCTGTTCGTCTGCTGGGAGCTGGTCGGCGTCTGCTCGTACCTGCTGATCGGGTTCTGGTATCGCAAGCCGGAGGCGGCGCGGGCCGCGCTCAAGGCCTTCTGGATCACGAAGGCCGGCGACGTCGGGCTGCTCGTCGGCATCGTTCTCCTCTACGGCGCGACGGGCACTTTCGACCTGATGCAGCTGCGCTTCCTCGCCGACAACGGCCGCATCCCGCTCGCGGGACTCGGCGTGATCACCTTCTGCATCTATCTCGGGGCGATGGGGAAGTCGGCGCAGTTCCCGCTGCACGTCTGGCTGCCCGACGCGATGGAGGGGCCGACGCCCGTCTCCGCGCTCATCCACGCGGCCACGATGGTGACGGCCGGCGTGTACCTGCTGACGCGGCTCGACTGGCTGTTCGCGCTGACGCCGCAGGTGCTGTCGATCGTCGCGTGGAACGGCGCGCTGACCGCGCTGCTCGCCGCCATCCTGGCGTGCGTCCAGACCGACATCAAGCGGGTGCTGGCGTACTCGACAGTCTCGCAGCTCGGCTACATGATGGCCGCCATCGGCGCCGGGTTCGCCCCTGCCGGGTTCCTCCACCTGCTGACGCACGGCGTGTTCAAGGCGCTGCTGTTCCTCGGCGCGGGCGCGATCATCCACGCCGTCCACACCAACGAGATCACCGCGATGGGGGGGCTGGGGCGCCGCATGCCGCAGACGCTCGCGGTCTTCCTCGTCGGCACGCTGTCGCTCGCCGGCGTGCCGGTCTTCGCCGGCTTCGTCTCGAAGGAGGAAGTGCTCGCCGCGGTCTGGACGGGCGGCTTCCCGGTGCCGTTCGCGATGCTGCTGCTCGCGGCCTTTCTCACGGCGTTCTACATGTTCCGCGTGGTGTTCCTGGTGTTCTTCGCGACCGACCCTCGCCCCTCGCACCTCGATCCTCGACCCTCGCCCCTCGCACCTCGCCCGTCCGGCCACGCGCACGATCCGCACCCGGTAATGGCCCTGCCGCTCTGGATCCTGGCGATCGCCGCGCTCGCGATCGGCATCACATTCACCATCCGCCCGCCGCAGCCTGAACCCGAGTTCCACGCGCCGGCGTGGGCGGCGCCGGCGGCGATTGCGGTCGCGCTGGGAGGCATCGTGCTCGCGTGGCTGACGTATCAGCGGCGTGCGATCAGCGCCGATACGCTCGCAGCGGCGTTCGCGCCCATCCGCCGGGCGGCGCTCGCGAGATTCTGGCTGGACGATCTCTACGCGGCGATCTATCGCTCGATCCTGCTGGCGCTGTCGCGTCTCGTCGGCTGGATCGATCGCTATCTGGTCGACGGCGTGCTGAACGTGATCAGCGCGTGGACGCTCGACGGCGGCGACGCCCTGCGCCGGATGCAGACCGGCAAGGTGCAGGACTACGTGTTCGCGCTCGGCTTCGGACTGCTGGCGCTGATCGTGTGGATGGGGGTCAGCTGGTGA
- a CDS encoding NADH-quinone oxidoreductase subunit M: MDGGQLVTGLPVLSIITWSPFVAALVIMAAARHRPLLVRWTAAVGAGIPLALAVWLCVAYDRGAAGFQFVERLPLVPSFGIAYELAIDGMGLVLVLLTAIILFAGVFASWTVKTRGQEFYALLLLLVTGVFGVFVSFDLFVFFLFYEIAVLPMYLLIGIWGSSGEVRPQGIFGWAFNRTGVGTKEYAAMKLTLYLLLGSAFILVGILALYTAAGSTSFSYFALQQAQFSPRLQWWVFLAFYIGFGVLAGIWPLHTWSPDGHASAPTAVSMLHAGVLMKLGAYGVVRLGLDLVPLGAIEWAWLVGAIACINIVYGALSAMAQTDLKYVVAYSSVSHMGIVMLGIATLTEQGLNGAVFQMVAHGIMTGLFFALVGLVYEKAHSRAIFTMGGFGTMMPGIATAFAIGGFSSLGLPATAGFVAEFLTFVGAWASAHQWWLFPAVIGAFLTSIYVLRVVRAIFWGPKSADPHFQNLPDARGTEWVALVFLAGVLVLFGVVPWIIVAPIDTATVPLLTRLGIAP; the protein is encoded by the coding sequence GTGGATGGGGGTCAGCTGGTGACGGGGCTGCCGGTTCTGTCGATCATCACCTGGTCGCCGTTCGTGGCCGCGCTCGTCATCATGGCGGCGGCACGGCACCGCCCGCTGCTGGTGCGCTGGACCGCCGCGGTGGGGGCCGGGATTCCGCTGGCGCTGGCGGTGTGGCTGTGCGTCGCCTACGACCGGGGCGCGGCAGGCTTTCAGTTCGTCGAGCGGCTGCCGCTGGTCCCCTCGTTCGGCATCGCCTACGAGCTGGCGATCGACGGCATGGGGCTGGTGCTCGTCCTGCTCACCGCGATCATCCTGTTCGCGGGCGTGTTCGCGTCGTGGACCGTGAAGACGCGCGGGCAGGAGTTCTACGCGCTGCTGCTCCTGCTCGTCACCGGCGTCTTCGGCGTCTTCGTCTCCTTCGACCTGTTCGTCTTCTTCCTCTTCTACGAGATCGCCGTGCTGCCGATGTACCTGCTGATCGGCATCTGGGGATCGAGCGGGGAAGTGCGGCCGCAGGGGATCTTCGGCTGGGCGTTCAATCGCACCGGCGTGGGGACGAAGGAATACGCCGCGATGAAGCTCACGCTGTACCTGCTGCTCGGGTCGGCGTTCATCCTCGTCGGCATCCTGGCGCTCTACACCGCCGCGGGTTCGACCAGCTTCTCGTATTTCGCGCTGCAGCAGGCGCAGTTCTCGCCCCGCCTGCAGTGGTGGGTGTTCCTGGCGTTCTACATCGGCTTCGGCGTGCTCGCCGGCATCTGGCCGCTGCACACCTGGTCGCCCGACGGCCACGCGTCCGCCCCGACCGCCGTGTCGATGCTCCACGCCGGCGTGCTGATGAAGCTCGGCGCCTACGGCGTCGTCCGTCTCGGGCTCGATCTCGTGCCGCTGGGCGCGATCGAATGGGCGTGGCTGGTCGGCGCGATCGCCTGCATCAACATCGTCTACGGGGCGTTGAGCGCCATGGCGCAGACCGACCTGAAATACGTCGTCGCCTACTCGTCGGTCTCGCACATGGGCATCGTGATGCTCGGCATCGCGACGCTGACCGAGCAGGGGCTCAACGGCGCGGTGTTCCAGATGGTCGCGCACGGGATCATGACCGGGCTGTTCTTCGCGCTGGTCGGTCTCGTCTACGAGAAGGCGCACTCGCGCGCGATCTTCACCATGGGCGGGTTCGGGACGATGATGCCGGGCATCGCGACGGCGTTCGCCATCGGCGGATTCTCGTCGCTCGGCCTGCCGGCGACCGCCGGGTTCGTCGCCGAATTCCTCACGTTCGTCGGCGCCTGGGCCTCGGCCCACCAGTGGTGGCTGTTCCCGGCGGTGATCGGCGCGTTCCTCACCTCGATCTACGTCCTCCGCGTCGTCCGCGCCATCTTCTGGGGCCCGAAGAGCGCCGACCCGCACTTCCAGAACCTTCCCGATGCGCGGGGCACGGAGTGGGTCGCGCTGGTGTTCCTCGCCGGCGTGCTCGTGCTGTTCGGCGTCGTGCCCTGGATCATCGTGGCGCCGATCGACACGGCGACCGTGCCATTGCTGACGCGGCTGGGGATCGCCCCATGA
- a CDS encoding NADH-quinone oxidoreductase subunit N: protein MTLSLELALGGLILLVFGLGLFRPAVPDRRCGWTSLIGLIGLSIWACLLQPGGSLFGGTFVLDPLALFAKRLFLVSGAVSVLATLGVPGERFTRRGSEYHVALLTSLLGMLVLASARELVLLFVAFELMSIPLYFLTGFQKRSEIAPEGALKFFLVGTVSSAILLYGFSFLFGATGTTAIGAIAGALASEDVLATLGLVLVLAGVGFKIAAVPFHMWVPDTYEAAATPFVAWLSVAPKAAGFIVVFRLYLEGAGSAAFLWVPVVSAMAGLTIVAGNLMAIPQQNVKRLLAYSGVAHIGYMLMGIAAMSDDGAGMVLFYLVAYLFGNMGAFLVVQAVATSEGSDRMEGYRGLAQRSPVLALSMLLFLLSLGGIPFVAGFWAKLFIFRAVINQQMYVLALLGAVLTIVALYYYLVLASRMYIDAPTRADAVRLSAPLLVAILICAIGTVVMGLYPEPWVKAALAATSGLFS from the coding sequence ATGACTCTGAGCCTGGAACTGGCGCTCGGCGGACTGATTCTCCTGGTGTTCGGGCTGGGGCTGTTCCGCCCCGCGGTTCCCGATCGCCGCTGCGGGTGGACGTCGCTGATCGGCCTGATCGGGCTGTCGATCTGGGCGTGCCTCCTCCAGCCTGGGGGATCGCTGTTCGGCGGCACCTTCGTGCTCGATCCGCTGGCGCTGTTCGCCAAGCGATTGTTCCTCGTGTCGGGTGCGGTCAGCGTGCTCGCCACGCTCGGCGTGCCGGGGGAGCGTTTCACCCGGCGCGGATCGGAGTACCACGTCGCGCTGCTCACGTCGCTGCTGGGGATGCTCGTGCTCGCGTCCGCCCGCGAACTGGTCCTGCTGTTCGTGGCGTTCGAGCTGATGTCCATCCCGCTGTATTTCCTGACCGGCTTCCAGAAGCGCAGCGAGATCGCGCCCGAAGGCGCGCTGAAGTTCTTCCTCGTCGGCACCGTCTCGTCGGCGATCCTGCTCTACGGCTTCTCGTTCCTGTTCGGCGCAACCGGCACGACCGCCATCGGCGCCATCGCCGGTGCGCTGGCATCCGAAGACGTGCTGGCGACGCTCGGGCTCGTGCTCGTGCTGGCGGGCGTCGGGTTCAAGATCGCGGCCGTGCCCTTCCACATGTGGGTGCCCGACACGTACGAAGCGGCGGCGACGCCGTTCGTCGCCTGGCTGTCGGTGGCGCCGAAGGCCGCGGGCTTCATCGTCGTCTTCCGGTTGTACCTCGAGGGGGCCGGCAGCGCGGCATTCCTGTGGGTGCCGGTCGTGTCGGCAATGGCCGGCCTGACGATCGTCGCCGGCAACCTGATGGCGATCCCGCAGCAGAACGTCAAACGGCTGCTCGCGTATTCGGGCGTCGCGCACATCGGCTACATGCTGATGGGGATCGCGGCGATGTCCGACGACGGCGCCGGCATGGTGCTCTTCTACCTCGTCGCCTATCTGTTCGGGAACATGGGGGCGTTCCTGGTCGTGCAGGCGGTGGCGACGTCGGAAGGATCGGATCGGATGGAGGGCTATCGCGGCCTGGCGCAGCGCTCGCCGGTGCTCGCGCTGAGCATGCTGCTGTTCCTGCTGTCGCTCGGCGGCATCCCCTTCGTCGCGGGGTTCTGGGCCAAACTGTTCATCTTCCGCGCCGTCATCAACCAGCAGATGTACGTGCTCGCGCTGCTCGGCGCGGTGCTCACGATCGTCGCGCTGTATTACTACCTGGTGCTCGCCAGCCGGATGTACATCGACGCGCCGACGCGCGCCGATGCCGTCCGCCTCAGCGCCCCGCTTCTCGTCGCGATCCTGATCTGCGCGATCGGCACGGTGGTGATGGGCCTCTACCCGGAACCGTGGGTCAAGGCCGCCCTGGCCGCCACGTCCGGGTTGTTTTCCTGA
- a CDS encoding PEGA domain-containing protein, producing the protein MTSKRLVIFSCACITTAVVMTMLWPAEAAAQRRAVRRAPVRTSVFVGVGFYRPYYYYRPFFYTPFYSPFYDPFYAGWYAPYYAQYPRYPYYYSRAWASARLEVKPRSAQVYVDGYYVGVVDQFDGVFQRLDLPTGEHEISVYLPGHRTYTQRTLFRPGATYHFKAILEPLPAGTPEEPVPQPAPGAPRGGDPYDPQGYGDPRERRDPRDPRDPRGPERTMPLPDRPAERRGADSRDFGTLTLRVQPLDAVVIIDGERWDSPEGGSRLVVQLTGGSHRLEVRKEGFRTYTSTVQIRSGEAQSLNISLTPGGMNP; encoded by the coding sequence GTGACTTCCAAGCGTCTCGTGATTTTCAGCTGTGCCTGCATCACGACGGCCGTCGTGATGACGATGCTGTGGCCAGCGGAGGCTGCTGCGCAGAGACGCGCCGTTCGCCGCGCCCCCGTGCGCACGAGCGTCTTCGTCGGCGTCGGCTTCTACCGGCCCTACTACTACTACCGGCCGTTCTTCTACACCCCGTTCTACAGCCCGTTCTACGATCCGTTCTACGCGGGCTGGTATGCGCCCTACTATGCGCAGTACCCGCGGTATCCCTACTACTACAGCCGCGCCTGGGCCAGCGCGCGGCTCGAGGTGAAGCCGCGCAGCGCGCAGGTCTACGTCGACGGCTACTATGTCGGCGTGGTCGATCAGTTCGACGGCGTGTTCCAGCGCCTCGACCTGCCGACCGGCGAGCACGAGATCTCCGTGTACCTGCCGGGGCACCGCACCTACACGCAGCGGACGCTCTTCCGGCCCGGCGCCACGTATCACTTCAAGGCGATTCTCGAGCCGCTGCCGGCCGGAACGCCGGAGGAACCGGTCCCGCAGCCCGCGCCCGGCGCGCCGCGCGGCGGCGACCCCTACGACCCGCAGGGCTACGGCGACCCGCGCGAGCGGCGCGACCCGCGCGACCCGCGCGACCCGCGAGGGCCGGAGCGGACGATGCCGCTGCCCGACCGTCCGGCCGAGCGACGCGGCGCCGACAGCCGCGACTTCGGCACGCTGACCCTGCGCGTGCAGCCGCTCGACGCGGTGGTGATCATCGATGGCGAGCGCTGGGACAGCCCTGAAGGAGGCAGCCGCCTGGTCGTGCAGTTGACCGGCGGGTCGCATCGCCTCGAGGTCCGCAAGGAAGGCTTCCGGACCTACACGTCGACCGTGCAGATCCGCTCCGGCGAGGCACAGTCGCTGAACATCAGCCTGACGCCCGGCGGGATGAATCCTTGA